The Planococcus halocryophilus nucleotide sequence GTGAAAGTTCAGAAGTGAGGTACGTTTGGAGGTTTTGTATTGAGATTAACAGAGTGGACAATGGAAGAGCAGGAACAGCTAATTCATTTTATGACAACAAATTCTTGGCCTTTTCATGGTCATGAACATCCAGTCCGGGCTTTAATTGAAAAAACAATTGAAGAAGGCGGTTATAAATCGGACCAAGTTACAACGTTTTGGATTGAAAACGAAGACAAAAAACAAGTAGGTTTAGTACAAATATTTGATCTGCAAGACGACATTCCATTGTTTGATCTGAGAATTGCTGATCCTTACCGAAACAAAGGTTATGGTCCTAAAGCTTTGAAAATGGTAGCAGATTATGTTTTTTCGCTACCAGAAAAGAAAATTAGGCTAGAAGGCAATACGCGCCACGATAATTTTGCGATGCGTAAAGCGTTTGAACGAACTGGCTTTGTTAAAGAAGCTCATCTACGGCAAGCTTGGTTTTCGCCGCGAGAAAATCGGTATTACGATGCGGTAATTTATGGCATGACACGTGAAGACTGGCAGGCAGGGATTACAACACCCGTTCTTTGGGATGACGCTGTAATTGAAACGAAAGCACCACCATTCAATCCAATCTTACTCGATTTTCCTGAAGAATTTGAGTCAGAGCGATTGCTGATTCGTGCACCTAGAAGAGAGGATGCAAAGGCTAATTATGAGGCAGTCATGCATTCGCTAGAGTCATTTCGACCGTGGTTACAATTTGCGCAGCAAAAGCCGGAGCTTGCAAAAATAGAGGCAACATTAATTGAAGCGGAAGCAAACTTTAAATTACGTAAAGATTTGCGTCTACACTTTTTCTTGAAAGAAACCGGACAGTTTATTGGCTCTACAGGACTTCATCGCATTGATTGGGAAGTGCGCAAGTTTGAAATTGGCTATTGGGTAGACAGCCGCTATGAAGGCAAAGGATTTGTCTCGGAAGCCGTCGACCGGATCACCCGTTTTGCTTTTGAGGAGCTAGGTGCAAACCGTGTAGAAATTCGTTGTGACCCGGACAATGTTCGCAGTCGTGCAGTAGCGAACCGACTCCATTTCGAATTGGAAGGCATTTTGCGCAACGATACAATTTCTCGTGTTGGAGGCAAACTACGCGATACATGTGTTTATGCCAAAATCCGAGAATAATAGCGTTTTACAAAAGCAGGAATGGAAATTGCGTAATTCCCA carries:
- a CDS encoding GNAT family N-acetyltransferase — protein: MRLTEWTMEEQEQLIHFMTTNSWPFHGHEHPVRALIEKTIEEGGYKSDQVTTFWIENEDKKQVGLVQIFDLQDDIPLFDLRIADPYRNKGYGPKALKMVADYVFSLPEKKIRLEGNTRHDNFAMRKAFERTGFVKEAHLRQAWFSPRENRYYDAVIYGMTREDWQAGITTPVLWDDAVIETKAPPFNPILLDFPEEFESERLLIRAPRREDAKANYEAVMHSLESFRPWLQFAQQKPELAKIEATLIEAEANFKLRKDLRLHFFLKETGQFIGSTGLHRIDWEVRKFEIGYWVDSRYEGKGFVSEAVDRITRFAFEELGANRVEIRCDPDNVRSRAVANRLHFELEGILRNDTISRVGGKLRDTCVYAKIRE